A region of the Sphaerodactylus townsendi isolate TG3544 linkage group LG15, MPM_Stown_v2.3, whole genome shotgun sequence genome:
CAAGCAGAGAGAGGCTCcccaactgagccacagcccctgcctGGTTCTTTCAGCTGGAGATTGAGCCCAAGACTCCCACCATGGCCAACGGATGCCCCCTTGCCTGCAGACCCCCTAAACAGGGATGGAGGGCACAGaggtcacccctccccccatgcccctcaCCTGAGATGGTGGTCAGCAGGTTGAGCCCTTCTAAGACATCCATTTGCTGGAAGCGGCGGCGGTTGATGAGGCTGTACACTTTGCCCTGCCTCAAGGCCCGGGTCCAGGGAGCATCAGGCCGCTCTCAGCCTGCCTGTCACCATGCAAGTTGGACGCCTAAGTGGTCGAAGGCAAAGAGGATGGGCGAGTTGCCCCCAGGAGCCACCACcggctcctccacccccccccccccccggccccttggggcccaccccccccccccccaaccccccccccaaaggcggCACACAGAATTTCCGAAGTTGGAAGCGCTTCTTGTATTTGGCGGATCTCGCATGGGTCAATACTGTGGGGGCGGGTGTTTGTGGGGTTCACGTTGACCACAGAGCCTTTACGGGCTTCCAGCTGCAGCTGCTCCAGTCGACTGGGGTCAAAGGCTGCAAACAGACCACACGGGGGACGGTTAGGGTTTGGGGGCTGGGCTGGCTGCTGTCTTTCTCGGAGCCGGGTTAAAGTCCGGAAGGGGTTTCCCTCAAGCCTCCGCAATGCAGCAGGTGACATAACAGGAGAAGCAATTATGAACAGGTGGGGAATCAGGAGCGCCGAGTCAGCATGacccgtggggggagggggggggcgcagggggtgTCCTTTTCCAGTCGCAAGAGCAGAACTTGTTCAGCTTTGAACAGAGCAAAGCAGCACCAGACCCTTGTTGACACAAGCAAGACCCCGGCCCTTGGGGTGAGGCTGGGGGCAGCAGCCCACGCCTTCTGGCAGGCCGGGGATCGAGCAGCAGAGTTGGGCGTGGCTTTGTGCTCTCAAGGCGAGGCCGTTAGTGCCTTCCCAAAGTCCCGGTGGGGGGGGTCTCTCCTCTGCCCCTCACCAGTTAAGTGGGGATGGTGTCTCCGCTTCCACCTGAGCTCTGGTAGATGCCCAAATCCACAAACATGGTGAAAGAGCTTTTCCCGGGTGCTTTGACAAGGCCTCGTGACTGATACTGCaagaggggaaagaaagcagaagaccccgggggggggggggggtcatttcccAGCTCTGCTCTCATGGCACAACACTGCTTCACGGGGCCTcccaaagaaagggggggggggctgtctttgGTCCTGCCCAGGAGCCTCCAACACTGGCTGCCTCTGCACCaagagacacccccacccccaactagtGCAGCTCTGTGCCCGACACAGAGGGTCCTATAAGGGGCTGGGAGTACAGCTGAAGCACATGGAGAAGGTTCTTGTTTCTTGGGAGGAGGAAACCGAGGCCAGGAGGGAACAGCCAAGCCAAGGCTATACCACGTCTCTGACATAGGAGAGGGGAGAACCCAGCTGCATTTCTGGACCCCCCTTCAGACCCCCCCTCTCACGCTCACGTCTGTCGCTGAGTccttggagggggaggaggagccgTTGCTGCTCTTGGCCTCGGTGGGTGAGTGGCTGGGCTGGACCACGTCTGGCAGGTTGGTGTAGCCGTTGCTGTCGCTGTGCAGCAAGCCCCGCTCTTCCTCGGGGGTCTGGAAGGGAGGGTGCAGGGTGAGcggggggcaggccagggcacTTCCTGCGCCCCAGAGCCTGGGAGGTCTGCAGGGCGGCTCCAGGCCTTCGTGGtggtggggaaggcaatggcagagcaGCTTCTTTGTGACTTTGAAGGGGAGAGGGACAGTGACTCCCTGGCCCCCCCAGCCTCGAGGAAGGGGGCTGACGCCACGTGGGGATGGGGCAGGCCACTCACCCGCTGCACCAACATGGTCCCCTCGCCGTACGAACTCTCGGAGCCTCCGCTGCCACCACCCGTCAGCTCCTCCACGTCGTGCACCACCATGGTGCTCACCGAGTCTGTGTCGCCATCCCTGgcacagatggggggggggagagaagaggtcAGGGCACGCTCAAGGGGCCCCCCCGCAAGAAGCTCAAGCAATACTGTCAAGGGAGCAGCCATCATAGAGGAATGCTCTCACTCTGACCAGCGGAGTGGCTTCATGGGTGCAGGCTGGGCTCGGAGCGTCTTCCCTATTCCAGGGATGATCTGCTTCAGGTGAAGAGGTGCTGGATGGGAGGGGCTGCCTGCTCCTTCcagatggccgggggggggggaggagctctTTGAGCCTGGAAAGTTTGGCCAAGACAGCCTCTAGATTGGCCAGCTGGTATCACCAGGCATAAACACTGATCACTGTAACTGCagttatcccccccccttttattctcccccccccccactgctgccagAGAGAACTGTGCTTATGCACTttacaaccgggggggggggggcgtcctctGGAGCACCTATGTTTTGTAGGGCTGCTGTGAGTGTACTGAAAGATAGCCTTTATTGTCTTTGTGCACCCCGTCTATGCCAAGCTGTGCCTCTGTTTTAACAACTTTTGGAATGTCTTCccataaagaagagtttggatttatatcccccctttctctcctgcagaagattcaaaggggatgacaatctccttgcccatcccccctcacaacaaacaccctgtgaggtaggtggggctgagagagctccaaagaactgtgactagcccaaggtcacccagctggcgtgtgtgggagtgcacgggctaatctgaattccccagataagcctccacactcaggcggcagagcgaggaatcaaacctggttcctccagattagaacgcacctgctcttaaccactacgccactgctgctccccttgtTATATGTCCTGCTGTGAGCGAAGTGCTTGGGACAGTTCCGGAGCGCGGCACCGTCCATCCCGCCACACACATCGTGCCCAGGTAGAAAGCCACCACTGGGGAGATGCGCCTCCATCCTTGGAGACCTGGCCCCGTGGGGCCCTGGACTCTGTCCGCTAAGAGGCAGTGCGCGTGTGCGAGTGGACAAGCAGGTTTCACCTACGCGCCCAGCCCCTCTGTGATAATGCCACACTCACCTGGCCCCTGTGGTGTCTGTGCCGGCCTCAGAGCGCTCTCCCTCAGCCTCttcgtcctcctcttcctcgctgGAGTCCAGTTCCTCACTGGAGGAGGAGTAGTCCATGGCCTTCTTGAGGGGCTTGTGGGCCACATCCTCTGGACGTTCTCGGAGCAGCACAAAGTTCtaggaagggaaagtgagtggCCGTGTGTCAATGTGGGGGGTGAAATGCAgtttgtctgggggggggggagaggagaacttGTTGTCACAGGAGTCATgtggagaaacatgcactggcctgggggaggaggagaagagaaggaaagccTCAGGTGACCCTGGCTCTCCCCGGCCGGCCGGCCCTGCTCTCTTCTGGCCTGCTCTGACATGCAGGGCCCCTTTGGGAATCAGGACTCAGGGAAATCAGGTGCCGGCTTAGAAGAGAAAGGGCAACCACTGTCTTTTGCAAAAAGGGTCTCAAAGCGAGGGGATAGCCAGGCTGCATGTGGACCAACCCCTGCTCCTCTTTCCTGTGTCTCGGGCCGGCTGCTGCCATTCCACcccccagcagtcccttctgcctcgGCCCACGTGTCCAATCCCAGTGGAGGCCGGGTTGGGAAGAGGGACGGTCCTAAGGGTGGCCACTGCGGGTCTGGGATCATGTGCCTGACTCCCCGCACAGGCACTAGGAATAAAAAGCTTGTGGTGGGAGGGGGCCCTCCCGGGGGAGGCACTAACCTCGCCGATTGCCCGTTTATAGCTCTGTGCAGAGGGCAAgatgggagagaggaggagagaaggagagaggacaCAGAAGTTAAGATGCAGGACATGAACTTCAGAGCCCCccccaacagccccccccccacccccgtcagaAAACTTCTCAGGATGGCAGATTTCACAGTCCTCATTGATGCAACACATCTAGAAGGACGTAACACGTGACCTGTGGGAAGACCCCAGCCCTACTGGCTCTGCTACTCACCGCTGGCCGGCCAGGACGTGAGCGGTGGTCGTCCCCCTTGGGCATGACCGGGGGGCTGTCCAGCTTCAGGGGAGCTGTGTGTGGGGAGACAGAAGGTGAGGCAGCCCACATCTCACTCACCTCCTGGGACACTCCGACCCACTCGCAGGAGGCCCTTTGAAGGCAcagcccatgccccccccccccaatgctaagCCCACCGCTGCCCCCCTGGTGTGTCCAAGGGACTGGCCATTTGTGTACAACTCATGGGATTCAAGGCCTggttctaagtaacgtccaatgctagatacagtttatctgtctgtgttttgaatgtacttttgatttgtacttcagatgTGTCTGTAATGCTCCGgggcctattttaatatgcctaataaaggttgttgtattggatTGGATTCAAGGCCAAGAACCTCCCTGAACCAGCATGAGAGGAGAAAATGTttggatgggcgggggggggggggggctgtctgtgCCAGGCATCCTTTGGGTGGACCCCTCCTTAGGAAAAGCAATTTAAACTTAAAGTGGGaaaaggcaaaagagaagcaCGGAGCGTGAGCACCAATGGCtcgcctttcctcttggctcaaggcggcttatgGAAATAAATGCCCTCACGGACGCCTGCAGGCACCACAGAAGCTGGTGTTTgggattcctccctccctcaggcATACTGGGGGTGGGCTGtccagggggaaaggaggagcgagGGCCATGGGGCACCCCAAGATCTGGTCCACAGGGCTACCCATCTGAACTGGACCAACGGCCCCCTGGCCCTGCCTCACTTTTTGGGCCGGAGCCACCCAGACTCCTCAGAAGGCCCACGGTTAGGGCTcagcccacccccagccccccagcaGTGGGATGCCAGAGGTCTTTGTGCCCACACCTCCTACACGTTGCGCTTCCAGAGACTAGCCTGGGGCAGGTGCTTGGAAGCCTCCCCGGACTGCAGCAACTGTCCGGCGCTCCCAGCCAGGGTCAAGCCAGGGTTCGCCTGAGGGGTCCTGGttgctgcaagggaagggagctgGCCATTAGCTCGCTGGGCTCGCTCGGCTCGTCTCGGCCTGgctcggcccccccccccccccagtgccgcTCCAGCAGTGCAAAACCCATCACCACGCAGAGAGAAGACCACAGCTGAGAAAGCCAGCAAGCCACCGCTGTGCTCGCGCCGCCGCCAGGCCGATGCTCCATTACCTACTGGCGTTTGGCACGGAAGGCGGCAGGTCCCAGGGTGGGGTCCGGCCTGCGGTCTGGGGGGGATGAGGGGCTGGCGAGGGATCCCACTTGGGACCCCTCTCCAGCCGGCTCTGCATGTGGATATGCCAGGCGGACTTGCTACGAGGTCTGTGGATGGAGCAGAAGCACATCAGGGCTGGGGGGGAGCCAGGCAACGGGGCCGAGCGCCccaggaccgggggggggggggggggagaggtctccCGCTGTGGGGTGCTGGGCCCCATCCGGAGGAGCTGGGAACAAGGTTCACACAgcggcttcctcccctcctcggaGGCCAACCACCCCTCGTGTGACTGGGCTACGCTTGGCCAGAGGCGAGGGGCAGGCCTGCAGCAGCCCCAAGGGAGACGTCAGCACCCTCTCCAGAGCACAGAAGGAGGGCTGGCAGCCTCCCATGGTCCCACTGGCTGCCCTTGACCCACTCAGAGGGCTTGACTACAGCCCAGCTCCGGGGGTCTGAGCCCTGTCTCCCcagggtggcaggaaggtcacCTGGCTCGGACGGCGTAACTGGCCTGCTAAGTTGCCACTCTCACTGCCCCGGCTGGTGTTGAGCGCTGTCGCTATAGACGATGTCCGCTGGGGAACCTGGGAGGACAGGTGGACGGACAGTCAGTGAAGGGCGGCCTTGGGGGTGGGCCCAAGAATCCACACAAACAGCTGGGGGGGCAAACTCATGAAGACACTCTTAGTCTCAGTAGGTGTCAACTCAcgtcccctccagatgttagtggatcatagttcctatcatcccctgtcagcatgatgctggaaggggatggatgggaactgtagtcctgtGAGAACAACTGGAGGGGGCTGCGAAGTAGTTGACAATTCGTGCCTTAAACTGAATCGGAGCATCCAGATCAGATTGGGCCGCTCAGACTGGTAACgcctcttcagggtctcaggcagagagagCCCTTCCGCCTCACCCACCATCGGACTGCTGTGAGCGGAGATGCCCCCCGGGGACCGACCCGGGAATCTTCTGCAAGCCCCGCAGAGGCTCCGCCCCTGAGCCACGCCTTCTCCCattgaagaaggagagtttggattcctaccctgcttctctctaccGTAAGGAGCTGCAAGAGTGGCTgacaatccccttcccttcccctccccgcaacagacaccttgtgaggcaggtggggctgagagagatctgagagaaccgtgactagcccaaggtcacccagaagcttcatgcggaggagtggggaaacaaatccagttcaccagatcagagtttatccgctcttaaccaccacaccacgccgaCTCAGGGAGCCCTGGGACAAGCCACACCTTGGTTGTTGGCACATGGCAACATGACCCTGCCTTGCAGGGACGTTGTGAGGATCAGCACCGTCTTGAAAAAAGCAGCCCCTGATTCTGCCGTGAAGGACACTCCTGGCCTGAGacccaggagggggggggtggagtaaGCGCAGAGTTCTCTGTACAGCAGTACAAGGGAGTGGTGGTGTGGACCGCTGCCCCATAATGGAGCAGCTCCACAGAACAGTGACTGAGAATCAGATCCACACTTGGGGGAGGGTTGATTGAacccacaaggggggggggtgggagcccCACAGGGAATCATCTAGGCAGAAGGAGAGCACGTCTTCATACTGGTGGGTGGAGCTATGGCCCCAGATGGCCTCAGGGAAcccccccagcctccaccccttccccagaGGTCCCTGGGGGGGGCAGGTTCTGACAGCAgcatcacccctccccctccccctcgccaTTACCTTGGGAGGGGGCTCAGGGTCCATTTTGACCCAGGGCGGTCCTCGCTGGTCAGCAGTGGGTCGGGATGGCTGCGGGGCGGGGCTCTCTGAAGTGGGGTCCGACAGTTCTGCCTGATCGGACTGCCCTCGGGccgggaggtggggaggggcggaggtggtggtggagctgCAGTGGACAGGGAAAAGCACGCCGCGGTTCTTGCTGGGCTGGTCCTGCAGCGACTGGGAGCGAGGGACGGGGGCAGCGTATGGTTTGAGCGGGACGCGATGGGCCAGGTGGCTCTGCGGACGGAGAGGACGGGCAGGGGGTCACTGGGGGAGGACTGGCCCCGGGCACGGAGCCACACTTCCACCCAACCCTGCTCCTCGCCTACGGGCACCTGCCTCCTACATCTGCAGCCTTCTCCCATCACTGGCTCAGGAAAGAATACACCCCTCCGAATGTCCATGGCTGCAACTCCACAGCCCCCCTGAGCACCGAGGAGTCCAGAAAGCAGCGCATGTAGCGGGCCTGGTGCAAGCAGCACACGGGTGCTCTCCTTCTGGACTGCACAGCACTGCCAGGATGTGTGCCAGCCTCCAAGGGCTGGTCCCATTTCCCTTCCAGTGTAACCCTCGGGGCTGCTTCCCAGGGCTACCTCCTGCCCCACGGGGACTCCTGGCTTGCCCTTTTGTGGCCTGCTGGAACGCCCTGGCTGTTGTCCTACACACCTCCCTGCCCCAGGGAAAGCGAAAGGGAAGCGGGCAGGGATGGGAGAAGCATGCTGCAGGGGATGAGcggtgggtgggagggtgggtgggtggggtgcagGCATGGCGGGAGGGGGGACACTCACCTTGTGCTGCCCCTCCTGGGGCTCAACGGGGCGCTGCATAGGCGGGGTCTGTGAGGCTGGGGAGGAGCTGAGCAAGGCCGACTCGGAGCGGGAGGGGGGTCCTGAGTCTGGCCCCCCGCCCACCATCTTGCTCTTGGCCACCGGGGAGGCAGAGTTCTGCTTGTTCATGCGTGCCCGCTCTTCCACCTGCCGAGGAGGCCACATATCACAGCCTTGGTTATTCGCCctggctcccccaccctcctccctttGTTGGGCGAACCCTCTCTGAATCGGCTGGGGGCCGGCCTGTGCGGAGACCCACCTCCCGCGCCCAAGTGGGCTTGTCGGCGCCGCGGCTGTAGAGGTAGGGGGgcttcttctcctgctgctgctgctgctgcttgtgaagctgctgctgctgctgctgctgctggagggacTTCAGGTAGGCGTGCTCCTGCTGCAGCTGGCGGGGAGGCGCTCCGACTGGCGCTGCTCCTCCAGCTGCTTCCGCTTGTACTCCTGCAGGGGGCAGAGGAGGGGCCCTGAGCCGCCTGCCCAGAGGCTGGGAGCACCACCCTGCCGAccccccccagtgcccccccagcctccttTACCAGCAGCAGGGCCTGTTCctggaggagctgctgctgcaggagctcCAGCTGCCGCTGCTCCTCCTCCAACTTGTGCCTGATATACTCCTGGGcagcagggagaaaaaggaagggagcAGAGCGTGGGGTGAAGGGGGGAGAGGAGCGCAGAGAGACCCCGCAGCGGCCCACAGCAGAGAGGAAGCCGGGCCACACCCGCCGCCACCACAGCGCCAGGCCACAGAAGGAGCCACCGCAGCCCAGCCCAGAGCCAGCCAGCTCCCACCGGGCCTCTGCCCACCCCGGGCCTGGGCTCCACACTGCCAAGCTCCCGTTCAGCCTGCCGCCGCTCCTCCTCCCGCCGCAGGGCCTGCACGTCCTCCAGCCGCCGTTGCTGCTCCTTCTCCTGCAGCTTCCGCTGCTCTCGCTCCCGGCGTTGTTGCTGGGGGGCAGAGAGGGCTTCAGAAGGGGCCTCGGTCGACACCACACCGTGGCCAGCACAGGCCCCCCGCCGGGGGAAAGATCCCTGGACCGGGAGTGCCAGCAAGAGGGGAGCCCTCCTTCTCACCCCCTCCACAGCAGGGGAAGGACGACGGGAGGGGCAGTGGGCAAGGCCCAGAGGCATCAAGCCCAGGGGGCCAGGTGAGGCGCAATGCCCCGGGCTCCTAAGCTGCGTGTGCATGGGCTGCATGGGTTCAGGGACAACCGTGCactcgggcacagttcccctcaaGCCCGCCCCTGGCAAGTGCTCCAaccgaacacacacacacaccctgccctgagGTTGCTGCCGCCGCTCACCTCCTCCACCCTTCGcctctcctccttctgctcctcgaTGCGTCGCTGGCGCTGGTGCAGCAGGTGCTTGATGTGGGCCTCGGAGTCGCGGTGCTGAgcggccagctgctgctgcttgagggcCTCCGAGTTGCTCTTGTTCTCTTGCTGCAGCGCAGGCGAACTCCCTAGGCGAGCGACCGAATGCGCCTGGGACGTTCATGATGGAGCTGcagtgagggaggggggctggctgagcaggctgcagaagaggaggccccaggccccttccccgGAACCAGAGCCCCACCCTCTGCCACAGGGCAGCAGCCACAAACCGAGCCCACAAGGGGGCAGGGATGGGCCAGGGGGCACTCCACTCTGCCTAGATACCTGGGCTCGCCTTCTTCGCCACGCCCGTCATCCTCTTCCTCACTGCCACTGTATTCGTATTCAGTTTCATCTGCCACAAAAACACACCCCCTCAGTTGCCTGGAATGCCGCCCCCCCGGCCCAGGAAGAGAGCTATCCTGCCTGCGCTATGGGCCAGCTGCCCCCCGCTACTCGCATCTTTCTCCGTGACTTTCTCCCCTCTTTTATGCAGGCGGTCAATGTGGTCTTTGAGCTGGATGCGGACCTGCCGCTCCGTGGGCTGGTCCCGGATGAAGGGGAACTTGAGCAGCTGCTCTGTCGGGGGGCGGCTGGTGTACGCCTTGACCAGGCAGCTGTCAATGAAGTCAATGAATTTCTTGGACCTGCAGGGGAGACGGCAGCAGAGGCCTCCGGTCAGAACCGGGTCACGGGGGCTGGCTCTGAACATCCCTGGCTGGCAGCAAGACACACCTACCATTTCTTGGACTTCAGCTTGGGCGGAGGGATCAAGTGGGGGATGAGGAAGAGCTACCATGGGATGGCATGTCGACATTGTGGGCTGGaagggaggcagaggcagagggagagggagacagagagggggagagggggagagagagggagagagagagagagataatggcGCTTTccaaggaggaagggggggtcCCCAGGGCCCACTTCACTgggaataaggttgccagttcctgctttggaaataccaggagagttgggtggggggcagagtctggggagggcataATGACAcggaccccaccctccaaagcagcaatgagctgcaattccaggagacttCCAGGCCCAAtcccgccccccagccctgcagcTCTTGGCTTTAACCTGGGagagcccctcccctttccacagAGCCCAAGAGTCCGGGCTTAGCCCCGTGCGAATGTCCTTAGTGAAGGCTGCCCCCAGCTAGATGTTGCCGCAGCTGCACAGCcggcagcctccctccctccctcctcagtgGACCGGTCTCCCCCTGCAGACACTCACGTGGTGCTCCCTCGGCCATCTCAATGGCGGTGATTCCCAGGGACCAGATGTCGCTCTGTGGAGAGGAAGGTTGCCTGCAGGTGTGGGGCAAAGATACaaatcctcctccctcctccgctCAGCTTGGCTCCCTCCCATCCTGCCTCCACCTTTGGCCATCACGCTTgcccttcttcctctccctctgccccgCACTTCAAGCTGTCCCACGGTCTccaaaacacaggtgtcaaacctcaCACTGCCACCATGGCTTAATGCCCATTGGGTAgcaagtgggcagctgcccagtgggcatcaccttgtgggggtgCAATCAAAATGCTGGGCTCTGTTTTGggaattttagtggttttccatttatggcctgcagggggggcgcagctttttaggctagcagcactagaATTCTCTGGCGCATCactcagggagactgtccttacatgctacccccccaagtttggtgtgagggtttggttctagggggtccaacgttatggactccccaaaggggtgctcctatccccacattgtttccaaatgggagctaataggagagtgggggctacagttttgagggtccataaactttgggcccctgaaccaaactgcacctaaacttgggggggtaggtatcattagggcagtctccctgggatgagaccctgaaagttttgagactgtgccttcagaattgtgcccccacagcctgcaacctccattgacagcaatgcagaaaaactcaaaagcagaacaaagattcttgggcaaatttttagaTAGCCTTCCTGCAGGGGCGTATTTTGGGatttatcggcaccaaaatttcagggtatcatctggagatgagatggcaccccccaagtttgttgcaagtttgttcagggggtccaaagttatggaccaaaactgtagcccccatctcctattagctctcattaggaaacaatggggatggggtaccccctttggggagtccataactttggactccttgaaccaaacctcaccaaacttagggaGTAGCATATGGGACAGTCTCCCCTGATGCATATatgctggaaattttggtg
Encoded here:
- the LOC125444449 gene encoding LOW QUALITY PROTEIN: misshapen-like kinase 1 (The sequence of the model RefSeq protein was modified relative to this genomic sequence to represent the inferred CDS: inserted 1 base in 1 codon; deleted 3 bases in 3 codons), which translates into the protein MPPLLIHYSALTWAQEGACPQRTAFCHHYICREILRGLAHLHAHKVIHRDIKGQNVLLTENAEVKLVDFGVSAQLDRTVGRRNTFIGTPYWMAPEVIACDENPDATYDYRSDIWSLGITAIEMAEGAPRECLQGETGPLRREGGRLPALFLIPHLIPPPKLKSKKWSKKFIDFIDSCLVKAYTSRPPTEQLLKFPFIRDQPTERQVRIQLKDHIDRLHKRGEKDETEYEYSGSEEEDDGRGEEGEPSSIMNVPGAFGRSPREFAALQQENKSNSEALKQQQLAAQHRDSEAHIKHLLHQRQRRIEEQKEERRRVEEQQRREREQRKLQEKEQQRRLEDVQALRREEERRQAEREQEYIRHKLEEEQRQLELLQQQLLQEQALLLEYKRKQLEEQRQSERLXRQLQQEHAYLKSLQQQQQQQQLHKQQQQQQEKKPPYLYSRGADKPTWAREVEERARMNKQNSASPVAKSKMVGGGPDSGPPSRSESALLSSSPASQTPPMQRPVEPQEGQHKSHLAHRVPLKPYAAPVPRSQSLQDQPSKNRGVLFPVHCSSTTTSAPPHLPARGQSDQAELSDPTSESPAPQPSRPTADQRGPPWVKMDPEPPPKVPQRTSSIATALNTSRGSESGNLQASYAVRARPRSKSAWHIHMQSRLERGPKWDPSPAPHPPQTAGRTPPWDLPPSVPNASRSPLKLDSPPVMPKGDDHRSRPGRPASYKRAIGENFVLLRERPEDVAHKPLKKAMDYSSSSEELDSSEEEEDEEAEGERSEAGTDTTGARDGDTDSVSTMVVHDVEELTGGGSGGSESSYGEGTMLVQRTPEEERGLLHSDSNGYTNLPDVVQPSHSPTEAKSSNGSSSPSKDSATDYQSRGLVKAPGKSSFTMFVDLGIYQSSGGSGDTIPIAAFDPSRLEQLQLEARKGSVVNVNPTNTRPHSIDPCEIRQIQEALPTSEILCAAFGGGVGGGGGGQGKVYSLINRRRFQQMDVLEGLNLLTTISGKRNPSYDVYYLSWLENKILLLLIEVEKKQGWTTVGDMEGCVHYRVVKYERIKFLVIALKNSVEVYAWAPKPYHKFMAFKVLGGELGVVSEGGGAGGCE